CATAAGTTGGTTGAACTGGATGTTGTTGTGGCAAATGAGTACCCAACCAATACCCTGATTTGACCGTATATAAGCCATCTTCATTATAATTCCACCCCAGTAGATCTTGTTGTCCTTGGGGACTAATTTTGAGTTTCATTATCCATTGCACATCTTCATGTATCACTTCATCTCTTAATTTTCGTTCATCCCATTCATGACCTCCTGGTTTGAAATAATCAGAAACCTTGAAACCAGTAGTCATTCCATTTTCTCGTGAGCGCAGTGCTCTTGGCAGATGATCTGGTAACCACGGATCATTCCACATATTAATGTGTGAGCCATCTCCAATAATATATCTCATTCCTTTTGAAACCAAATCCTATCCATATAGAATTGATTTCCAGGCATAGGAAACTTTCTTCTTTTGAACTGCTTCCAAAATACTACAATCCGGAAAGTACCTTGCCTTGAGGATCCTAACCATCAGACAAGAAGGATTCTGCAATATTCTCCACACTTGTTTGCCTAATAAAGCTTGattgaatatttccaaatctcTGAATCCAAGACCCCCTTCTCGTTTAGGAACACATACTCTATTCCATGCATACCAATGCATTCCTCCTCTATCTCCTTTTCCCCACCAAAACTTTGCCAGTATACTTTTAATCTCCTCACAAACTTCTTTTGGTTGACGAAACACATTCATAGAAAAGATCGGCATAGCAAGTGCTATAAACTTCAGAAGTACTTCTTTACCCCCTTGTCGATAAATGTCTCTGTTTCCAGCTCTGTGTAACCGACTTGACCTTCTCTATAATATAAGCAAACATCTCACTCTTCTTATTACCAAATTGCTCAGGTAGACCCAAGTATTTACCAATTCCCCCCTCGTTATGTATTCCTAGAATGTTCCTCATTTGAGTCTTTACATGCGCCTTAACCTTGCTCCCAAATAAAATAGACGATTTAGAGAGGTTGATAGACTGACCCGATACATCCTCGTAAAGCTTGAATATCTTCTTTAGTTTTAGAGCAGCCTTTCTATTTGCCAATGAGAAAAATAGTGAATCATCTGCAAAGAGGAGATGATTCACAGGAGGAGCTTGATTGGCAATCTTTATAACCAATAAAGATCTGTCTGTCATTGCTTGGTTCATCATATGAGAAAGATTCAGAAAGAACTTCTGCACACAGGATGAAAAGGTAAGGAGACAGAGGATCTCCTTGCCTAATTCTACGTTGTGGAAGAATGTAACTCTCAGGAGATACATTTATCAACACAGAGTAGCTAACCGAAGTTATACAGGACATTATCAATCTGATCCATCTCTCATCAAAACCTATATATCTCATTGTCTCCTCCCAGAAACTCCACTCCAAACGATCATATGCCTTAGTTATGTCCGTCTTTACAGCCATATATGACATAGCTTGTCTTTTCCTCGCTTTTAGACTGTGAAATCTCATGAGCTACAACTACATTATCAGTTATAATCCTTCCAGGGATAAAGGCAGACTGATTCTCAGAAATGATGCCTGATAGATGACTCTTCAAACGATTGACAAGAAtctttgaaataattttataggaCACATTGCATAATGCAATTGGTCTAAACTCAGCCATGCCTGTTGGAGGATATACCTTTGGAATTAAACAAAGATTGGTATGATTATGTTGTGCATCCAACCCTTCGCCTTGAAAGAAACTGATAACCTCTTGCACAATCTCTGTCTTTGTATCCTCCCAAAAACGTTGATAAAATAGAGCCGAAAAGCAATCTGGACCCGGAGTACGATGAGAGCCCATATCAAGATTGCATTCTTCACTTCTTCCTCTGTTACCATACGAAGTAGATCTTCATTCATCTCATTTGTGACTCGCTTTTGGAATCTTTGAAACATTCCCCTATAGAGACTAGGGTCTGTATTTACAGAGGTGTATAAATTGTTGAAGTAGTCCTCTGCAATCTTTGCTACTTCCTCTGTCCTTTTCCAATAACTCCATTCCTATCTTGTATAGAAGAGATAGTATTCCGGATTCTCTTACCTCTTGTGACAGCATGAAAATACCGggtgtttttcttttataaaaagcTATCTACAAGCTGCTATATACATAAACAAAGTTCATTCCTGATACAAATTATTAGTTTTGATGACCTCATTACTAGGAAGCTATAAACACTTGCCACATGGACATGTTAAACTGAATGTCCATTATGAATTATGTTATTGGGCCAAAAGGCCCATTAGTAGGGaatgattttatgaaatttcGAAAGTAAATATTCTTCGCCGCATCTTTTATGGAACAAGTAGGAGAGATTCGATTCCCTCCCTCTCCGGTGGAGGGAGAGCAGCATTAGGTCCTCCGGATTTGAATTCGAAGATGAACAAGGCCGATTCTGGTGATCGCTATCAAAAATGTAAGTCCTCGCTGCTCTCTTTGCATCCTTGAACACTCATCCTTGGATATTCCCTCCTCGGAAATCACTGATGCTACATACGCATCTtgctgttaattttttttttgtcttgtctTCATGAGTTTTTGGGTATTAAGTATTGTTGGCATCTCATACGAAGAGTACGTATTGTTCTTGTCATTGATATGTCTAATTTTGCCAACGGCATCTGAAATCACTTATATAGCAATTGATTCAGTCCACCTGAGGAGCTATttcttgattttgatttttccaTATAAACGCCATATACATAGAGAGTTTGTGATATGTAGTGTGCTACTAGAGTAGAAAGAACTTGTTTGGTTCTGTGAAATGACTCAGAATTTATTCCTGTCGATTTGCTCCTAAGTCCTATCCTATGACGAAAATGTTACCACCATACATGGGAGGGTTTTCTTATTATTTCTTTAGCTTGGCCTCTatgtttattataatatataagccTTTCATCAATACTAAGCTATTATCTCTTTGCCTCCCCTGCACTTGCTACTCAGATTCATGAACCAACTTGTCATTGCTGAaacatgattttaaattttatactagAAAGACATATAAATCTGATAACAGGTAGTTGTTATAGGTCAACGATTTAAAGTTCAAGCTCGAATTCTTGTGCTCCTAGAGTAAAaacatatatgtgtgtatatctGTTGAAACTGTACTAGTTTGCTTGTGTGAAATGACTCTGCATTGTTTTCTGTAGAATTGCTCCTATGATATTGGGGAGGGGGGATTTGCTTATTAGCTCTCTAGCTTGGCCTAAGTTTAGAACAAGTCTTTAACCAATTCCTACTCAAAATCATGAACCTACTTCATGATAATGTTATCTGATAAAAAGTAATCTGATGTTATAGGTCAACGATTCAAACTTGGAAGTTTGCATTCAATCAAATCATGAATTTACATTGTTGCTGTTTTTAACCTTTTGCAAGGACAAATACTTGTTTGGGGGGGTTTTTGAGtttaaaaacaaatctttaTAATCTGTACATAAAAGACCCAACAAATCCATTCTTCTGCACCAAAAACAAATAGAGCAGTCCATAAATGAATGTTTTTGTATAACAATACCACACACTAAAACCCTTTCCATGTAGTGAGGACTTCGTGGAAGACTTCAGATATCAAATCTCTGTCTGCGCACTGCATGAATACGTTGAACTCCTCACGGATCTCAAATATCTTCCCAAACTTCACAAGATACCTCATGCAGCTAGCCTTCAGTTCAGGCAACTGATAGAGATAAGCGTTCTGCAGCCTCTCGAGCACATTCTTCGTGTCTATATCCTCTACAAGACTCTTGTGGCACGCGTCTTTCAGATCAGCAATATCATATTTATCAGCTGCTTGGAGAAGCGCCAACCTGTGCGTTAGAAAGTCTTCGTTCTGGATGTTTCCGTAGATATAACTTAGGAACGCTCGGCAAGCTTCGAGCGGCATGTCAGGTATGTTTATGGCTGAGAGTTCTTTCTCTTTCAGGTCATGCAGAAACATGCTGCGGAAAACAGGCGAACGGGCAGCGAGAACAGCTCGGTGCGCTCCGATGCTTCCATCAGAGGCGTTGATTGTTATGTCGGTGTAAATGCTTTCTGTCAACATACGTCCAAGGGATGTTACCGCTGTAACTTCGGATTGGTTCTGCGTTGAACCGTCTGCCCAGATTGAGTAAAACTCCCCACTCTGCCAATATCAACTAAATATcagtaaataaaagaaaaaaggttCTGTCTATTTTCTAACACTTACATCTTGAGACAGAACCTTGAGGTCAAGAAACTCGACGTCGATGATGATTTTTCCAGTCAAGGGAACTTCAATTGTCCAGAGGAAATCTTCGTTTGTCTTGATCCTCTTATCTATTACTTCTGCATCATTCGAGTAAATCATTAAAGAAAcaatgtttttcaaaattcatcTTTTGTTGTGGAACAGGAACAAAGCAAGATCTTGTCTCTACCTGGATGAGAAAAAGCTTTCCTCTCACCAGTAGAAGAGACAACACGAAGAACAAAGGAAGCAACAGGTGGGTTTTCTCTGGAAAGGCTGGATACTTCTGGATACAACTTAACATTTAATAGCATCTTGCTTTTCTCCACAGACAAATGCCTTCAAATCAATAACCCACCATATAGTGTCAAAATCATTCTTATTACCAAACACATCAACTACTAAAAAAGGTGTGTCCacttttttttcattcattcatcatcatcatgtcgGATCATTAATTGGTCAGGTGAACAAAaaaggaaggagagagagagataccagTTCCAAAGACCCATCTTGAAAGGATCGGACTTGCGGTAAGTGGAGGAAGAGAGATTGAGGATACGCCATTGGGCGAGCCTGGAGATGGTGTCTACTCTGTAAGCTGAATCAGTCATCCTAGAGAAAGCCAGAGCTGCAGAGATGTCATGGATGCAATCCAACCAACCCTCCAGCAGATTCTCCCCTGACTTTCCCAGGtttgctctcttcttcttctccccttCTTCTTACcatataatagtatatgtacACGCAACACTAGAATCAAGGAGATATGGGGTTTAGGGAGATGAATTGTTTAATGGATGGATGGGAGGAATCATTAGCGTTTCTTGGATTGGTAATTCTTAGGGGGAAGCAAAGTCTGTGCTTTGCTTTTACGTCATTtgaataagagagagagacagggGGAAAGAGTAAAGTCTGAAGTGTGTTGGTTCAATATGACCATATGTTTCTTAACACTTGGCCTTATTTCTCACCCTGGCCCACCCTTATGGGGCGTGTGTCTGTTTTATTGGACGTCTTTGAGTCTTCTCTTCCAACTAATTTCAGACTTTAGGTTTATAGACACTTCAACATTTCTTGGGTTTGATATGGTTTGTCACATTACATAAATACCCCTAGCGAATTATCATTTGGTATTATTATAGATTGATCTGCTGGTACACGTAGTTTGAATTAGTCCataatatttttggttattgTCGAATTGTCATTTGTCATTAGTTATATGTCATTGTATGTGGTTAACTACATAGTCTACATATAATCATccactttattattttaatgaataattacTTGATAGTGAGTGTTTACTATAGTCTTCATAGGAAAATCTTGATTTATTAGGAATCTAATTGCATAGTTATCAGTGTGAGGATAGCATTGGAGTGTGATGGAAGCAATTAGAATTCTTTTGTGTGCTTCCAAGGTAGGCAAATCTACTTTACGATTAGTGTAttgatatataattatgtataagtAAATTTGCGTGACAAAGAAAGAAGATTATATAGTACAGTAGTATTAGATTAATGTGAAGTGTTCTTTTCAGCCCTCACATAGATTTGCGTGTTTTCCCTGCCAACTTGGTTCCTTCTGCCCATTCCTTTGCAAGTTACAACTTCATCGGATCCTTCAACTTGATTTTCCCATACATTCTCACATATTCAAAATTATAGtgatatatcaaataaatattattattgtcCACGGCCATCACAAAACTTGATTATATGGGCTCACTAAAATTCAGATTCTTATCTAAACCATTACCCATTAGCTAATCATgtttaaatgttttgaaaaAGTAAAGTAGAAGAATGTTTCTAATTGCATATTCTTGAATACCAGAGTATGATTAGTATAATCAAGTTGATTGataaaatatagtattattcatagatatttataaaaagagaaAGCAAGATTCTATCATTGTTAAGAGGAAAGGCAACAAATGGTGGGGTCTTTGTGGAATCTTGAAATCCATTAAAAGAGTGCAAGTTTTCTCTTATGATCTCATCTTTGATGTGCATATTGTTTGAATTACttcacatatatgtatatattgtaaccTTTAAATTTGAAGCTTATTTCTTAATACCCATATGGTATTTAATAAACGTATAACAATGTGAATTACCTTTTGAGTGATGAAtagcaaagaaacaaaatatttggaaaaataAGTAATTAAAGCTTAGAACAAGTTGCTATATATTATTGGTCCAAGTGGAGAAGAAAGGTATCTGTGTTTTGTCATTTTCTGGGACATTGAATCTAGAATCTATTCAACAACCCTATCTTACAAGCAACCTCTAAAAATCATGTCAAAATTGATCGTGATCGTACATTTCTGAAAAATATCAGATTTTAATCATGAGTCTTAATTATTATATCTCCAAGCTTGTCACTCGGTTATTCTAGTTtacctttttttataaaagagagAAATATTGAGTTGATATAGATAAATCAAAATACTTAACTACATTCGTTAcattatgaatatggtagagGTTAACGTGGAGTTGGAGTTTGGAGAACAATTTGACTAGAAAAATTGCATGATGGGTCGAGTAGATCTCCACCATTGGTTTCATTTGTTACTGGATCTCAACTACCCACCATTGTTTTGCTTTTACACATTTTTCTACATCGCCTAATCATATTGTCTGTgatcattttcttttatattgaaGATAGGGAATTATCTTCTAAATAAACTTGATTGATTCAGTTTCATCTTaatcaaaccaaataaatgGACTGAAACTGAATATATGTTCTTATGAATACATAAGATCGACC
The window above is part of the Brassica napus cultivar Da-Ae chromosome C3, Da-Ae, whole genome shotgun sequence genome. Proteins encoded here:
- the LOC106392180 gene encoding BTB/POZ domain-containing protein At1g55760 — its product is MTDSAYRVDTISRLAQWRILNLSSSTYRKSDPFKMGLWNWHLSVEKSKMLLNVKLYPEVSSLSRENPPVASFVLRVVSSTGERKAFSHPEVIDKRIKTNEDFLWTIEVPLTGKIIIDVEFLDLKVLSQDSGEFYSIWADGSTQNQSEVTAVTSLGRMLTESIYTDITINASDGSIGAHRAVLAARSPVFRSMFLHDLKEKELSAINIPDMPLEACRAFLSYIYGNIQNEDFLTHRLALLQAADKYDIADLKDACHKSLVEDIDTKNVLERLQNAYLYQLPELKASCMRYLVKFGKIFEIREEFNVFMQCADRDLISEVFHEVLTTWKGF